GGCAGATTCGTTTGACTTAAAATCTATTAATTCATCGTTGCTCAGGATGCTATTAGATCTTGCAACATCAACTCAATCGCCATTTGAATTTAATTTTTGTAAGTAAAGATCATAATCTGAAACAAAAGTACCACCTTGTCGTTTTTTTGTTGCCTCTAAGGGTAATCAATCGTGGCTAACACCCCTGCTAATTGCTGGTAAAAATCACCATCAGCCAGATTTATTTTGGCTTGTTTCGTTATTTTTTAGCAAACCAGCGTTAAAGTTTCAAGACAAAGAGGCTTTAATTGTCTCATTTGAATTAACTCAGAACCTATTGCCAGTAAAAATAACTTCACCCTCATTTTCTTTATTGCCGAAAATATAACTAGTATTTTCTACTGCTTCTTTCATTTTTTCAAAATCAGGGGTTCCAGCCCCATATTTTTCATAATAACCACTATCTTTTTTATCCAAATCAATATGATTTGGACTTATTGCAGAAACAGAAAGAAGGGATTTTATTGCCGGAACTCTAAAATCATCACGAACAAAAACTATTTCTCTTAAAAGTGTTGATATTAGTCCGGTTACAATAGGGGCTGCATAACTAGTTCCACTTACATATTTTTTGGCTTTGCTAGATTGATTTTTATCATCAAGAACATTATAAATCTGACCTGGAGCTGCTACTAAGGGCTTAGCAAATTGCAAGTACTGATCACCAATTTTAAAATTAGAATAAGGGGCTATTTCATTTTTTGCTATATTAGAATTACTAGAATTATCTTCAAGCGATCCAACCACTATTGAATTTAGTGACAAGCTTCTATCATCAATTCATGGATTATCCTTAGCTTTATTTTTGCCAAATTCATCTTCGTCAATTTTATCAGCACCATTACCAGCAGCAAAGACATTAATTACGCCGTATTTTCTTGCTAAAAAATCAAGTAAATATGCATTTTCGTTGTAGTCTTTAAAGTCTACAAATTTATTTCCATAACTGTGATTTATTACCCTTACATTATTAGTAGCCATTCATTCGATTGCTTTATGTCATTCAGCATCTGTTTGAAATATTGATAAATACAAATCCGACTTTTTATCAACGCCTGTCTTGCCGCCTAAAATTAATGAAACTAGCGTTGAATGATATGGTTTTTCTGCTTGCTTGGGTCTATTTGAGACTAGATCGTTTATATTTAATTGATTTTCATTAAAATATATATTAAAATTTTGGTCAAATTTGTCTAAAAATTCTATAGCGCCAACCTTTGAGGTGGCTTTATCTTGATTTTCATTGCCTTTTGCTGCTTGTTTTTGAAAATTTACTATTGAAATATTTTTATTTAACGACTCGCTAAAAAGTGAATGATAATCATCATTATTATTTAACTGATAATTATCATCAAACGTTTCAACATGTCCTGTTTGTTTGTCTTTTTCTTCATTTTTATAAACAATAAATCGGCTGATAGTAGAATTTTTTAAGGAATTTTTAACAAAAAATTCTCGATCGTTTTCAGTATCAAAATAAAACCAAACAATTGGCAACATTTGGCTGTATTTTGCTTCTTTATATTTTAAGTTTAACTTTTTGATTTTTTCTAAAAAATCAATATTAAAAGAAGTTATTTTTTTAGGATCAGTATCTAAAAAGTCAGGATTTAATAGTAATTTTAATTCAAAATTATTGTCTAGATTTTCAACCTTTGACGATTTATTTAATTTTTTAATAAAAGGGTCTCTTACATCGATTTTATTACTAAAGTTTGTAGAATACCAATATTGCTTATTATTATTTCAATTTATAAAGAGCGAACTGTATATTAATGGAATTGAAGCAAAACCAAACAAATATAAGGTAAACTTTTTAAATTTTTTAAACTTTTTAGCCATAAAACCAAACCTTATTATGTATTAATTCAATTTTGTTTTCTATCTAGCTCATATCAACTAAGAAATTTCTAATTCATCTTTTT
This sequence is a window from Mesomycoplasma ovipneumoniae. Protein-coding genes within it:
- a CDS encoding S8 family serine peptidase; its protein translation is MAKKFKKFKKFTLYLFGFASIPLIYSSLFINWNNNKQYWYSTNFSNKIDVRDPFIKKLNKSSKVENLDNNFELKLLLNPDFLDTDPKKITSFNIDFLEKIKKLNLKYKEAKYSQMLPIVWFYFDTENDREFFVKNSLKNSTISRFIVYKNEEKDKQTGHVETFDDNYQLNNNDDYHSLFSESLNKNISIVNFQKQAAKGNENQDKATSKVGAIEFLDKFDQNFNIYFNENQLNINDLVSNRPKQAEKPYHSTLVSLILGGKTGVDKKSDLYLSIFQTDAEWHKAIEWMATNNVRVINHSYGNKFVDFKDYNENAYLLDFLARKYGVINVFAAGNGADKIDEDEFGKNKAKDNPWIDDRSLSLNSIVVGSLEDNSSNSNIAKNEIAPYSNFKIGDQYLQFAKPLVAAPGQIYNVLDDKNQSSKAKKYVSGTSYAAPIVTGLISTLLREIVFVRDDFRVPAIKSLLSVSAISPNHIDLDKKDSGYYEKYGAGTPDFEKMKEAVENTSYIFGNKENEGEVIFTGNRFWVNSNETIKASLSWNFNAGLLKNNETSQNKSGWWWFLPAISRGVSHDWLPLEATKKRQGGTFVSDYDLYLQKLNSNGDWVDVARSNSILSNDELIDFKSNESAYYRIYVKNYKSSVFENSEDDRIVASYLVHNEN